TATGCAGATGACCATTACTCGCCAAAATACGCCCCGAGAGTAGGTCCAAGGGTTCTTGGTTGTAAGCGGTTACCCGTCCGCCTGCTTCTTGCACCAACACCACACCGGCGGCCAGATCCCAGGGCGATAGACCGCGTTCCCAATAGCCATCCAGGCGACCGCAGGCTACATAGGCCAGATCGAGGGAAGCAGCTCCACCCCGACGCACGCCTTGGGTACAGTGGGTGAAGTGGCAAAACTCGGCGTAGTTGTTATCTACAGTTTCACGGCGATCGTAGGCAAACCCGGTAACCAGCAAACTATTGTCTAGGCGATCGGTGGACGAGACGGTCATGGGCAGGCGGTTGCGGGTGGCCCCTAGCCCTGTGGCGGCGCGAAACAGCTCTTGATGGAAGGGGTCGTACACGGCTCCGACTTGGGGCACGCCGTCAATCAATAGCCCGATGGACGCCGCCGAAAAGGGGTATTGATGGGTGTAGTTGGTGGTGCCGTCTAGGGGATCGATGGCCCAAAGAAAGGGGTTGTCGAGGGCACCCTGGCGTCCTGACTCTTCCGCCAAGATGGCATGGTCGGGGAAGTGGCGCTGGATCACGGCGAGGATGGCTGCTTCAGCCGCTTTATCAGCTTCGGTGACCAGATCGCCCGATCGCCCCTTTTCTTGAATCTGAACCTCACTCAGTTTGCCCCAGTAGGTTTGCAGCACTGTGCCGGCGGCTAGAGCTGCTTCGGTGGCAATGTCGAGAAACCGTTGGAGTTGGTCGGGAGAGGGCATGATGGCGATCGCTTTTAGATAGCAGGGACATAGCTTCTCCCATACCCTACCATGCCCTCCAGCCTTAGCCGTCGGCCTTGAAGTGCTGTGACCTAGATGGGGAATCAGCCCATGGGCCGCTGGCGCAATCCTGTTGGCAATCAGGGCTCACATCTCCTAAGAACGCTGGCGAAGCCCATGGTTCAAACAGATGCATATCCCAATTTGATGGCGGAAGGATCAGGGCGGGTGATTGCATTGGAATCCTTGCGTTGGGATGATAGTGGTGCTGCACTAACCTCTGGATCATGGCGCGACTCAACAACGGCCAAGTTTTAGCCGTGACCGTGGGACTGGCGATCGCCCTCGCCTATGGATGGATGGTGGTGCCATGGGTCATGCAACCTATGTCGGAAGACCTGCTGACCGATCCGTTTTTACAAGCCCCAACGCCCACTAGCGTCAACGTGGTGTGGTTTACGGAATTTGAGGGGTCGAAGCATGTTGTGGACTATGGCAATGGGTGGAGACAACGGGCGATCGCCACCACCACCCTCCTCAGCCGTACCCGTGAAGATGCCAAGTCTCGTGTGGGCAGCCAAACCGAGGATGGGCAGGTGTACGATAGGGTGCGCGATCGCCCCATTTGGCGGCATGAGGCGGTACTAGCTGACTTGACTGGAACGGTTCCCTATCGCGCCGTGAGTTTCAAAGGCGATCGGCAGATAGTTCGCAGCCAGTCGTTCCAAGCGGCACCTGCGCCTGCGCCCGGTGTGCCGCTGCACATTTTGCTCACGTCGGATCATCAGTCCCAACCTATGACTGCGGCCAATCTGCAAAAAGTTGTGGAAACGGTGGGGGCGATCGATGCCGTGTTCCTAGCGGGGGATTTGGTCAATATTCCCGATCGCGCCTCCGAGTGGTTTGATGATCATCGCGGCAATGCCTTTTTTCCCTGCCTGCAAGGTCGAGCCCACTACAAGCTGACCTACGATGACGTTGAAACGACGTACCGAGGTGGGGCGATTATCCAATCGGCTCCGCTGTTTGTGGCGACGGGCAACCATGAGGTGATGGGGCGGCTGTCGGAGGCAGACTTAAATGAGCAATTTAATGACCCCCAGCCAAGGGCGATCGCCGCGCAACGCTATCAAGAACGGGCCGCTGACATTAACCCCACCCACGATCCTGCTATCCAAGCCGAGTGGATTAAGGATCAGTCCTTTAACATCGATACGGTTCATGAACTGTTTACGCCGCTGAATGCCGAGGAGCCGCGATCGCCCTACTATGCCGTCACCTTTGGCGATGTGCGCTTGGTGGTGCTGTTTGCTACGAATATTTGGCGCAACCCCAGCCTAAATCCCAACGTGCGCGGTCGCTATCGAGAACAGGATGCGGCGCTGGATGACCCGACCCAGTGGGGGTACGGGCAACATATTTTTGAGGCGATCGCCCCGGGCAGTCCACAGTACACCTGGCTCAAAGCTGAACTGACCAGCCCAGCCTTTCAGCAGGCAAGGTACAAAATCGTGATGTTTCACCATCCGCCCCATTCCCTGGGGGATAACATCGTGCCGGCCTATACCGATCCGGTGCAAATCATCGATCGCTTCCCCGATGGTCGGATCAAATCGGTGCGCTACGAATATCCCAAAGATCAGGATTATCTGATTCGCGATGTGGTGCCGCTGCTGGAGAATGCCGGAGTG
This genomic window from Candidatus Obscuribacterales bacterium contains:
- a CDS encoding inositol monophosphatase family protein → MPSPDQLQRFLDIATEAALAAGTVLQTYWGKLSEVQIQEKGRSGDLVTEADKAAEAAILAVIQRHFPDHAILAEESGRQGALDNPFLWAIDPLDGTTNYTHQYPFSAASIGLLIDGVPQVGAVYDPFHQELFRAATGLGATRNRLPMTVSSTDRLDNSLLVTGFAYDRRETVDNNYAEFCHFTHCTQGVRRGGAASLDLAYVACGRLDGYWERGLSPWDLAAGVVLVQEAGGRVTAYNQEPLDLLSGRILASNGHLH
- a CDS encoding metallophosphoesterase produces the protein MARLNNGQVLAVTVGLAIALAYGWMVVPWVMQPMSEDLLTDPFLQAPTPTSVNVVWFTEFEGSKHVVDYGNGWRQRAIATTTLLSRTREDAKSRVGSQTEDGQVYDRVRDRPIWRHEAVLADLTGTVPYRAVSFKGDRQIVRSQSFQAAPAPAPGVPLHILLTSDHQSQPMTAANLQKVVETVGAIDAVFLAGDLVNIPDRASEWFDDHRGNAFFPCLQGRAHYKLTYDDVETTYRGGAIIQSAPLFVATGNHEVMGRLSEADLNEQFNDPQPRAIAAQRYQERAADINPTHDPAIQAEWIKDQSFNIDTVHELFTPLNAEEPRSPYYAVTFGDVRLVVLFATNIWRNPSLNPNVRGRYREQDAALDDPTQWGYGQHIFEAIAPGSPQYTWLKAELTSPAFQQARYKIVMFHHPPHSLGDNIVPAYTDPVQIIDRFPDGRIKSVRYEYPKDQDYLIRDVVPLLENAGVQLVLYGHSHLWNRFINGATHYLETSNVGNTYGAYLSDRRPIPIGFQEDYAAFDNPNGLEPVVPTIAPLMDEHGDPLPYLASNEITAFSILDTGTGTVSSYRFDTRQPDSEVVKFDEFSLDTPP